A part of Magnetospirillum sp. genomic DNA contains:
- a CDS encoding DMT family transporter: MKLTSRAEGYLFALAAPLCWSFGGVIIRTVEAGPWDIVFWRAAAHVAFFPFVLIFMLRVPILGSLRDGGRITLVSALMIAGTFSLHVLAMTSTSVANVLLLQSTSPILVALLGWSVLGERVALASWIAIGVAFSGLALVMGGAIGEGAWIGNAMALGVALCSTVNVLLVRRLPRLDLRPATLVGAALALAMGYAFGDVWAVDWGSVLALLFLGVLQLSVGLAFFFSALKRLPPVEVTLIAMLEPVLGPIWTWLAVGEVPASSTIYGGAILLAALVFNTLAAARAKTVP; encoded by the coding sequence ATGAAACTCACGTCCCGCGCCGAGGGCTATCTTTTCGCCCTTGCCGCCCCTTTGTGCTGGAGTTTCGGCGGCGTGATCATCCGGACGGTCGAGGCGGGCCCGTGGGACATCGTGTTCTGGCGCGCGGCCGCGCATGTGGCGTTCTTCCCGTTCGTGCTGATCTTCATGTTGCGCGTGCCGATCCTGGGATCGCTGCGCGACGGCGGACGCATCACGCTCGTCTCGGCGCTGATGATTGCCGGCACATTTTCGCTGCACGTGCTGGCGATGACGTCGACGAGCGTCGCCAACGTGCTGCTGCTGCAATCCACCTCGCCCATTCTGGTCGCTTTGCTCGGCTGGTCCGTGCTCGGCGAACGCGTGGCGCTCGCGAGCTGGATCGCGATCGGCGTGGCATTTTCGGGACTCGCACTGGTGATGGGTGGCGCCATCGGCGAGGGTGCATGGATCGGCAATGCGATGGCCTTGGGCGTCGCATTGTGCTCGACCGTCAACGTTCTGCTCGTACGCCGCTTGCCGCGCCTCGATCTGCGCCCTGCGACATTGGTCGGGGCCGCCCTCGCTTTGGCGATGGGCTATGCGTTCGGCGACGTTTGGGCTGTCGATTGGGGCAGCGTTTTGGCTTTGCTGTTTTTGGGCGTGCTGCAGCTGTCGGTCGGGCTCGCCTTTTTCTTTTCGGCCCTCAAGCGCCTGCCGCCGGTCGAGGTGACATTGATCGCGATGCTCGAGCCGGTGCTGGGGCCGATTTGGACCTGGCTTGCCGTCGGCGAAGTGCCGGCCTCCAGCACGATATATGGCGGCGCCATTTTGCTCGCGGCCCTCGTCTTCAACACGCTTGCCGCCGCGCGCGCCAAGACCGTGCCATGA
- a CDS encoding DMT family transporter, protein MSANAKGVALMVAAALFWSTSGLFVRALETDHAWQMVFWRSVGMVPMLAAYLVWRYGRAAPAAVFALGRAGWIAGALLASTFFFFLYAVSATTVATALFLMSTSPLWAALLGRFVLGEALALRTLIAIAACAAGVAIMVGDALSFGSILGPLSALCVSLAFAAQITVVRKAGANIDMVPSVLVAGVLSALLAFPFADIWAISTHDIVVLMAMGVIQLGLGCMLMTMATRHLRAAQVGLIALLETTLGPFWVWLVYAEEPSSATLLGGGIILAALLANELWAAKRARV, encoded by the coding sequence ATGAGTGCGAACGCCAAAGGTGTGGCGCTGATGGTGGCGGCCGCACTGTTTTGGAGTACCAGCGGCCTTTTCGTGCGCGCACTCGAGACCGACCATGCGTGGCAGATGGTGTTTTGGCGCTCGGTCGGCATGGTGCCGATGCTCGCGGCCTATCTTGTGTGGCGTTACGGACGTGCCGCCCCCGCCGCCGTTTTCGCCCTTGGGCGTGCGGGATGGATCGCGGGCGCGCTCCTCGCCTCGACCTTCTTTTTCTTTCTCTACGCCGTCAGTGCGACGACCGTTGCGACAGCGCTGTTCCTCATGAGCACCTCGCCCTTATGGGCGGCATTGCTCGGCCGCTTCGTTCTGGGCGAAGCGCTTGCGTTGCGCACGCTGATCGCGATCGCGGCCTGCGCCGCCGGCGTTGCGATCATGGTCGGCGACGCGCTTTCCTTCGGCTCGATCCTCGGTCCGCTTTCCGCCTTGTGCGTTTCGCTCGCTTTTGCAGCCCAAATCACCGTCGTGCGCAAGGCGGGTGCTAACATCGACATGGTGCCGAGCGTGCTGGTGGCGGGCGTGCTTTCGGCTTTGCTCGCCTTCCCGTTTGCGGATATCTGGGCGATCTCGACACACGACATCGTCGTGCTGATGGCCATGGGCGTGATCCAGCTCGGCCTCGGCTGCATGCTGATGACCATGGCCACCCGCCATTTGCGCGCGGCCCAAGTGGGGCTGATCGCACTCCTCGAAACCACGCTCGGGCCGTTTTGGGTGTGGCTCGTCTATGCCGAGGAACCCAGTTCCGCCACCCTGCTGGGTGGGGGCATCATTCTCGCCGCCCTGCTCGCCAACGAACTTTGGGCCGCCAAACGCGCGCGTGTTTAA
- a CDS encoding CaiB/BaiF CoA-transferase family protein: protein MTAAKTGPLAGITIIDMSRILAGPYCTLLMAELGARVIKIEDPRGGDDSRQYGPFIDGESVYFAAVNRGKESIGLDLKNSEHRTIFENLLAKADVLVENFRPGTMDRLGYGWSALHERFPQLIYCAASGFGHSGPHKDKPAYDMVVQGLGGIISVTGHEGAPPARIGVSIGDLGAGLYAAIGVQAALFHRLRTGEATFVDIGMLDCQLALMENPAARYLNTGKVPGPMGGRHASITPFGIFQTADQPIIIAAGNDGLFRKMAAVLEAPKMAEDARYATNGLRTENVAALEAEISAILAKQPSAHWLERLDQAGIPAGPINDIKKAIDHPQTAARNMVVETATPRGHKVSVIGNPIKISGFADPKTRAPAPALDQNRAAILADLAALKEKP, encoded by the coding sequence ATGACTGCCGCCAAAACCGGCCCGCTTGCGGGCATCACAATCATCGATATGTCCCGCATTCTGGCAGGGCCCTACTGCACCTTGCTGATGGCCGAACTCGGCGCGCGCGTGATCAAGATCGAAGATCCGCGCGGCGGCGACGACAGCCGCCAATACGGGCCCTTCATCGACGGCGAGTCCGTGTATTTCGCGGCCGTGAATCGTGGCAAGGAAAGCATCGGGCTCGACCTCAAGAATTCCGAGCACCGCACGATCTTCGAAAACCTGCTGGCGAAGGCCGACGTGCTCGTCGAGAATTTCCGCCCCGGCACCATGGATCGGCTCGGCTATGGCTGGTCGGCATTGCACGAGCGCTTTCCGCAGCTCATCTATTGCGCGGCTTCGGGCTTCGGCCATTCGGGTCCGCACAAGGACAAACCCGCCTACGACATGGTCGTGCAAGGCTTGGGCGGCATCATCAGCGTGACGGGCCACGAGGGGGCACCGCCTGCGCGCATCGGCGTTTCGATCGGCGATCTTGGTGCGGGGCTCTATGCTGCCATCGGCGTGCAAGCGGCGCTCTTCCATCGCTTGCGCACGGGCGAAGCCACGTTCGTCGATATCGGCATGCTCGATTGCCAGTTGGCGCTGATGGAAAACCCGGCGGCTCGCTATCTCAACACGGGCAAAGTGCCGGGGCCGATGGGCGGGCGCCATGCCTCGATCACGCCGTTCGGCATTTTCCAGACCGCCGACCAGCCGATCATCATCGCCGCCGGCAACGACGGCCTGTTCCGCAAGATGGCGGCCGTGCTCGAAGCACCCAAAATGGCCGAAGATGCGCGCTACGCCACGAACGGTCTGCGCACCGAAAACGTGGCCGCACTCGAGGCCGAGATTTCCGCCATTCTCGCCAAACAACCTTCGGCCCATTGGCTCGAGCGGCTCGACCAGGCGGGTATCCCGGCTGGCCCCATCAACGACATCAAAAAAGCGATCGACCATCCGCAGACGGCGGCGCGCAATATGGTCGTAGAGACCGCGACCCCGCGCGGACACAAAGTCAGCGTGATCGGCAATCCGATCAAGATCTCGGGCTTTGCCGATCCCAAGACGCGTGCCCCTGCCCCTGCCCTCGACCAAAACCGTGCGGCCATTCTGGCCGATCTTGCCGCGCTCAAGGAAAAACCATGA
- a CDS encoding aldehyde dehydrogenase family protein codes for MTDIVLDPAALAAHLAGKHFIDGKLVPAAAGATFDVRSPATGALVAKAAAGDAADVDRAVVSAAAAQIAWAKVPARQRGKLVGDCARLLDAHKEELSRLIALETGKALRTESRVEAGVLADALHFYAGLGSELKGETVPFNPDMLTMTIREPIGVVGAIIPWNVPMMLMALKIAPALVAGNTVVVKSAEEAPFAVLRICELMGTVLPPGAFNMLSGMGPECGAPLVSHPKVGKITFTGSVETGKIVSKLAADKLIPVTLELGGKSPMIVMDDCDLDRTVAGAIAGMRFTRMGQSCTASSRMYVQAGVHDRFVAALKAKVDAMKMGDPLDEMTDIGTIVSQGQFEKVKNYIAIGIADGGTANECSAMPTDAKLKPGYYVRPVIFTGLPASSRVIREEIFGPVTAVIRFQTFDEAIAAANDSEYGLAATIWTKDLKTALDGARRLQAGFVQVNQNLVVQPGLSYGGVKSSGLGKEATLEAMLEHFTTKKTVIVNLA; via the coding sequence ATGACCGACATCGTTCTCGATCCCGCCGCCCTCGCCGCACATCTTGCCGGCAAACATTTCATCGACGGCAAGCTCGTACCGGCCGCTGCCGGTGCGACGTTCGATGTGCGCAGCCCCGCAACGGGTGCGCTCGTGGCCAAAGCCGCTGCAGGCGACGCGGCCGACGTCGACCGCGCGGTCGTGTCGGCGGCGGCGGCACAAATCGCGTGGGCCAAGGTGCCCGCACGCCAGCGCGGCAAGCTTGTCGGCGATTGCGCGCGCCTGCTCGATGCGCACAAGGAAGAGCTTTCGCGCCTGATCGCACTCGAGACCGGCAAAGCGCTGCGCACCGAAAGCCGCGTCGAAGCGGGCGTGCTCGCCGATGCGCTGCATTTCTACGCGGGCCTCGGCAGCGAATTGAAGGGCGAGACCGTGCCCTTCAATCCGGACATGCTGACCATGACGATCCGCGAGCCGATCGGCGTGGTCGGCGCCATCATCCCGTGGAACGTGCCGATGATGCTGATGGCGCTCAAGATCGCGCCCGCCCTGGTTGCGGGCAACACGGTCGTGGTCAAAAGTGCCGAAGAAGCGCCGTTTGCCGTGCTGCGCATCTGCGAACTCATGGGCACCGTCCTGCCGCCGGGTGCTTTCAACATGCTCTCGGGCATGGGCCCCGAATGCGGCGCCCCCCTCGTATCGCATCCCAAAGTCGGCAAAATCACCTTCACGGGCTCGGTCGAGACCGGCAAGATCGTGTCCAAACTCGCCGCCGACAAGCTCATCCCGGTGACGCTCGAACTCGGCGGCAAAAGCCCGATGATCGTGATGGACGATTGCGATCTCGACCGCACGGTGGCGGGTGCCATCGCGGGCATGCGCTTCACGCGCATGGGCCAGAGCTGCACTGCATCGAGCCGCATGTATGTGCAGGCCGGCGTGCACGACCGCTTTGTGGCCGCCCTCAAGGCCAAGGTCGATGCGATGAAGATGGGCGACCCGCTCGACGAGATGACCGACATCGGCACGATCGTGAGCCAAGGCCAGTTCGAGAAGGTCAAAAACTACATCGCCATCGGCATCGCCGACGGCGGGACCGCGAACGAATGTTCGGCCATGCCCACCGATGCGAAGCTGAAGCCGGGCTACTATGTGCGTCCCGTGATCTTCACCGGCCTGCCTGCGAGTTCGCGCGTGATCCGCGAGGAGATCTTCGGCCCCGTGACGGCCGTGATCCGCTTCCAAACGTTCGACGAAGCGATCGCGGCTGCCAACGACAGCGAATACGGCCTTGCCGCGACGATCTGGACCAAAGATCTCAAGACGGCCCTCGATGGGGCGCGGCGCCTGCAGGCAGGCTTCGTGCAGGTGAACCAGAACCTCGTTGTGCAGCCGGGCTTGAGCTATGGCGGCGTCAAATCCTCGGGCCTCGGAAAGGAAGCAACGCTCGAAGCGATGCTTGAGCATTTCACGACGAAGAAGACCGTCATCGTGAATCTCGCCTGA
- a CDS encoding penicillin acylase family protein has product MGIVRWILRLATALLLLGSAAAGIGVLYLRTGLPPKSGTLAVQGLEARLEILRDEYGVPYVYAQNERDLWFALGLLHAQDRLVQLETTRLIGQGRLAEFAGARALPLDRLNRVLGLAQEARRIYAAMDPDARRQTDAYTAGINAALATRDGAWPVEFLYTGYRPERWEGWHALLWGQLMGLSLNASWRDTLLRARLGDRLTPDVIAALWPQADPARAAAPADASLAALAEATAADLPVAEGTGAASNEWVVAGSRTASGKPILANDPHLSLGAPGIWYLVRLEAPGVRYVGATAPGAPALILGHNGNVAWGFTTTNADAADLFVERLDPSDPTRYLTPEGPRSFETREELLQVKDGKPETLIVRRTRNGAVISDIDAAAQATAGAGQVLSLALPFLFELDRTAEALMRLNRARNAAEAVEATRLWQSPVQNMVYADTAGAIGLRTVGAIPMRASPPSLLPYAGSSPNVGWTGFVPFAQMPAIVDPPSGFASNANDRVVGPDYPHHVSFAFDPAYRQRRIVELLESRQQQDVAYHEAVLADAHSIFAREAVAAARNLTPVDAQSRAALEMLRGWDGRMDRLRPEPLIFTAWMRELTRRGLDAALGPMADAALRERPALALALLGGASPFCAPNCAAMAEAALGVALDELGQKYGRDLKRWQWGAAHRAPFENPIFARLPIVGPLLAVDLPTHGDYYTINRGGMRLSNAAAPYAHVHGAGLRAIYDLADLDSALFVIAPGQSGHPLSPHWRDLAPVWAAGQHVRLARNRAELPPGTPSLALIPRP; this is encoded by the coding sequence ATGGGCATCGTGCGCTGGATCCTGCGGTTGGCAACGGCGCTGCTGCTGCTCGGCAGTGCGGCGGCCGGGATCGGCGTGCTTTATCTGCGCACCGGCCTGCCGCCCAAATCGGGCACGCTCGCCGTTCAAGGGCTCGAAGCACGCCTCGAGATCCTGCGCGACGAGTACGGCGTCCCGTATGTCTACGCGCAAAACGAGCGCGATCTGTGGTTCGCCCTTGGGCTTCTGCATGCGCAAGACCGGCTCGTCCAGCTTGAGACCACGCGCCTGATCGGCCAGGGGCGGCTTGCCGAATTCGCAGGTGCGCGCGCGCTGCCGCTCGACCGGCTCAACCGCGTACTCGGCTTGGCGCAGGAAGCGCGCCGCATCTATGCGGCGATGGACCCGGATGCGCGCCGCCAGACCGATGCCTACACCGCCGGCATCAATGCGGCCCTGGCGACGCGCGACGGGGCTTGGCCGGTCGAGTTTCTCTATACCGGCTACCGGCCCGAGCGCTGGGAAGGCTGGCATGCGCTGCTGTGGGGCCAGCTCATGGGGCTTTCGCTGAATGCGAGCTGGCGCGACACGCTGCTGCGCGCCCGTCTCGGCGACCGGCTCACGCCCGATGTGATCGCTGCATTGTGGCCGCAAGCCGATCCCGCGCGGGCGGCCGCACCCGCCGATGCGAGCCTTGCCGCCCTTGCCGAAGCGACGGCCGCCGATTTGCCCGTAGCCGAAGGTACCGGCGCGGCTTCCAACGAATGGGTCGTGGCCGGATCGCGCACCGCGAGCGGCAAGCCGATCCTCGCCAACGATCCGCATCTGAGCTTGGGTGCGCCCGGCATTTGGTACCTTGTGCGGCTCGAAGCCCCCGGCGTGCGCTATGTCGGTGCAACCGCACCGGGTGCACCCGCTCTCATCTTGGGCCACAACGGCAATGTTGCCTGGGGCTTCACGACGACGAACGCGGATGCCGCCGACCTGTTCGTCGAACGGCTCGATCCGAGCGATCCCACGCGCTATCTCACGCCCGAGGGCCCGCGCAGCTTCGAAACGCGCGAGGAACTGCTGCAGGTCAAAGACGGCAAGCCCGAAACCCTGATCGTGCGCCGCACGCGCAACGGCGCCGTGATCTCAGACATCGATGCCGCTGCCCAGGCGACGGCGGGTGCGGGCCAAGTGCTGTCGCTGGCCCTACCCTTCCTGTTCGAACTTGACCGCACGGCCGAAGCGCTGATGCGCCTCAACCGCGCGCGCAATGCGGCCGAAGCGGTCGAAGCCACGCGCCTGTGGCAATCGCCGGTGCAGAACATGGTCTATGCCGACACGGCCGGGGCCATCGGCCTGCGCACGGTGGGGGCCATCCCCATGCGCGCGAGCCCGCCCTCGCTGCTGCCCTATGCGGGTTCAAGCCCCAATGTCGGCTGGACCGGCTTCGTGCCGTTCGCCCAGATGCCCGCCATCGTCGACCCGCCCTCGGGCTTCGCGTCCAACGCCAACGACCGCGTGGTGGGCCCCGATTATCCCCACCATGTAAGCTTCGCTTTCGACCCGGCCTACCGGCAGCGCCGCATCGTGGAGTTGCTCGAGTCGCGCCAGCAACAGGACGTTGCCTATCACGAAGCGGTGCTGGCCGACGCGCACTCGATCTTCGCGCGCGAGGCTGTGGCGGCGGCCCGGAACCTCACGCCGGTCGACGCCCAATCGCGCGCCGCCCTCGAGATGCTGCGCGGTTGGGACGGCCGCATGGACCGCTTGCGGCCCGAGCCGCTGATCTTCACGGCATGGATGCGCGAGCTCACGCGCCGCGGCCTCGATGCAGCCTTAGGGCCGATGGCCGATGCCGCTTTGCGCGAACGCCCCGCGCTGGCCCTCGCCCTGCTCGGCGGCGCTTCGCCCTTCTGCGCGCCCAACTGCGCCGCGATGGCCGAAGCAGCTCTTGGTGTGGCGCTGGACGAGCTCGGCCAGAAATACGGCCGCGATCTCAAACGCTGGCAATGGGGTGCTGCCCATCGCGCCCCGTTCGAGAACCCGATCTTCGCGCGCCTGCCGATCGTAGGGCCCTTGCTCGCGGTGGATCTGCCCACGCATGGCGACTATTACACGATCAACCGCGGCGGCATGCGGCTCTCGAATGCGGCTGCCCCGTACGCGCATGTGCACGGGGCGGGCTTGCGCGCCATTTACGATCTTGCCGATCTCGATTCGGCACTGTTCGTGATCGCCCCCGGCCAGTCGGGCCATCCGCTCTCGCCGCATTGGCGCGATCTGGCGCCTGTCTGGGCCGCCGGCCAGCATGTGCGCCTTGCCCGCAATCGCGCCGAGTTGCCGCCCGGAACGCCGTCGCTTGCCCTAATACCGAGGCCGTAA
- a CDS encoding OmpA family protein, with translation MADESNHPVIIIKRVKKGHDAAHGGGWKVAYADFVTAMMAFFLLLWLLNATDQEKRQGIAQYFTAFDAVSRSTSGAGGVLGGVTLGPGDLPNMTGGIVVGVPLAPTGEEAETEGPDFADPKGAANEDTENPQPNARGASGVAAGPSGRETLGERRPGDRAAGNQFSGNRPDGDQNGSGAGQNQNSFQQQMQAEMGRREEQSFARAEADLRQALQDIPELKPLAQNLLVDRTPEGLRIQLVDQERYAMFASGSAAPAEQTRRLLATVSRIVQALPNAIAITGHTDASPFPRGAQYTNWELSSDRANAARRTMIESGLPAARIARVIGRADTEPLIADNPADARNRRISIVLLRDIPQSS, from the coding sequence ATGGCCGACGAGAGCAATCATCCAGTCATCATCATCAAGCGCGTCAAGAAGGGCCACGACGCGGCCCATGGCGGCGGCTGGAAAGTTGCGTATGCCGACTTCGTGACGGCGATGATGGCCTTCTTCCTGCTGCTGTGGCTGCTCAACGCCACCGACCAGGAAAAGCGCCAGGGCATTGCGCAGTATTTCACGGCCTTCGACGCGGTTTCGCGCTCGACTTCGGGCGCCGGCGGCGTGCTCGGCGGCGTGACGCTCGGCCCCGGCGATTTGCCGAACATGACGGGCGGCATTGTCGTGGGCGTGCCGTTGGCGCCCACCGGCGAAGAGGCCGAAACCGAAGGCCCGGACTTCGCCGACCCCAAAGGTGCGGCCAACGAAGATACCGAAAACCCGCAGCCCAATGCGCGCGGCGCCTCGGGCGTTGCGGCAGGTCCCTCGGGGCGCGAGACGCTCGGCGAACGCCGCCCCGGCGACCGTGCGGCGGGCAACCAGTTCAGCGGCAACCGGCCCGACGGCGACCAGAACGGCTCGGGTGCGGGCCAGAACCAAAACAGCTTCCAGCAGCAGATGCAGGCCGAAATGGGTCGGCGCGAGGAACAGAGCTTCGCGCGCGCCGAAGCCGATCTGCGCCAGGCTTTGCAGGATATCCCCGAGCTCAAACCGCTCGCCCAGAACCTGCTCGTTGACCGCACGCCCGAAGGCCTGCGCATCCAGCTCGTCGACCAGGAGCGCTACGCGATGTTCGCCTCGGGCTCGGCCGCCCCGGCCGAACAGACGCGCCGCCTTCTCGCGACCGTTTCGCGCATCGTGCAAGCGCTGCCCAATGCGATCGCGATCACGGGCCATACGGATGCCTCGCCCTTCCCGCGCGGGGCCCAGTACACGAACTGGGAATTGTCGAGCGACCGGGCGAACGCCGCACGCCGCACCATGATCGAATCGGGCCTGCCGGCCGCGCGCATTGCCCGCGTGATCGGCCGCGCCGACACCGAGCCGCTGATCGCCGACAACCCGGCCGATGCGCGCAATCGGCGGATTTCGATCGTGCTGCTCCGCGACATACCGCAATCGAGCTGA
- a CDS encoding RDD family protein: MDAHTAPPVIDAVVNGASATLPDFSGLRRRRMFAWAIDAAICCVLAAVAAIPAFFLGVFSFGILWAPAWFAVALVPMLYHAILLAGPRGATWGMRFAGVEFTALVGGGRPSFLQALVHWVLFYMGVGFSGGLILLWSLFDPNKALLHDRICGVAAHRAAAGGKA; this comes from the coding sequence ATGGATGCGCACACAGCACCGCCCGTGATCGACGCCGTCGTGAACGGCGCTTCCGCCACGCTGCCCGATTTTTCGGGCCTGCGGCGCCGGCGCATGTTCGCCTGGGCCATCGACGCCGCGATCTGCTGCGTGCTTGCTGCCGTCGCCGCGATCCCGGCTTTTTTCCTCGGCGTTTTCAGCTTCGGCATTCTGTGGGCGCCCGCCTGGTTCGCGGTTGCCTTGGTGCCGATGCTCTACCACGCGATCCTGCTCGCGGGTCCGCGCGGGGCGACATGGGGCATGCGCTTTGCCGGCGTGGAATTCACCGCCCTTGTCGGCGGGGGGCGGCCGAGCTTCCTGCAAGCACTCGTGCATTGGGTGCTGTTCTACATGGGCGTGGGCTTCAGCGGCGGCCTCATCCTGCTGTGGTCGCTGTTCGACCCGAACAAGGCGCTGCTGCACGACCGCATCTGCGGCGTGGCGGCACATCGCGCCGCTGCGGGAGGCAAGGCATGA
- a CDS encoding arginyltransferase: protein MTAQGNSTARFYYSMPSPCPYLDGRMERRIFVDLTGPQAVLSYDLLSEAGFRRSLGFAYRPACPGCNACVAVRIPVKHFEYTRQWRRVLAKNRDLHAEICAPIATAEQYALFARYQVGRHRDGEMARMDFEDYRTMIEVGANASNVVEVRDRHGTLMGASLVDRMQSGLSAVYSFYEPEMPERSLGSHLILTLVEAAQRAQLAHVYLGYWIGESAKMAYKVRFQPLEALTRDGWLPIDQSGAVL from the coding sequence ATGACCGCGCAAGGCAACAGCACCGCGCGCTTCTACTACTCGATGCCCTCGCCCTGCCCCTACCTCGACGGGCGCATGGAACGGCGCATCTTCGTAGATCTGACCGGCCCGCAGGCGGTGCTGTCCTACGATCTGCTGTCGGAAGCAGGCTTCCGCCGCTCGCTCGGCTTTGCGTATCGGCCCGCCTGCCCCGGCTGCAATGCGTGCGTGGCCGTGCGCATTCCGGTGAAGCACTTCGAATACACGCGCCAATGGCGGCGCGTGCTCGCCAAAAACCGCGATTTGCATGCCGAAATCTGCGCGCCCATCGCCACAGCCGAACAATACGCACTGTTCGCGCGCTACCAGGTCGGCCGCCACCGCGACGGCGAAATGGCGCGCATGGATTTCGAGGATTACCGCACCATGATCGAGGTCGGGGCCAACGCCTCGAACGTGGTCGAGGTGCGCGACCGCCACGGCACGCTGATGGGGGCAAGCCTTGTCGACCGCATGCAGAGTGGGCTGTCGGCCGTCTACTCGTTTTACGAGCCCGAGATGCCCGAACGCTCGCTCGGCAGCCATCTCATCTTGACCCTCGTCGAAGCCGCCCAGCGTGCGCAACTCGCGCACGTGTATCTCGGCTACTGGATCGGCGAGAGCGCCAAGATGGCCTACAAGGTCCGCTTCCAACCGCTCGAAGCCTTGACCCGCGACGGCTGGCTGCCGATCGACCAATCAGGTGCCGTGCTTTAG
- a CDS encoding aspartate/glutamate racemase family protein encodes MSREMVQIACLHTAESNVAVFDAALRTAGLSGVNLRHALRADLLAAAEQEGRLTTEIAAQAVAALTDLCAGADAVLLTCSTLGPVAEAAAANAAIPILRVDAALAAEAVKGGGKIVVLCAVETTVEPTKRLFEAAAQATGAEVRVQLVPGAWAAFKAGQQDRYLAMVARAAIEAKRGGAARVALAQASMAGASDLVAAGERPLNSPVAGLIAAAAAVVGAS; translated from the coding sequence ATGTCCCGCGAGATGGTCCAAATCGCGTGCCTCCATACGGCCGAGAGCAACGTGGCGGTGTTCGATGCTGCCTTGCGAACGGCAGGATTGTCGGGCGTGAATCTGCGCCATGCGCTGCGTGCGGACCTTCTTGCCGCAGCAGAGCAAGAAGGACGGCTCACGACGGAGATTGCGGCGCAAGCCGTCGCAGCTCTAACGGACCTTTGTGCGGGTGCCGATGCCGTGCTCTTGACTTGCTCGACCTTGGGACCCGTAGCCGAGGCGGCTGCAGCGAATGCCGCCATCCCCATCCTGCGGGTCGATGCGGCACTCGCAGCCGAAGCCGTAAAGGGCGGGGGCAAGATCGTCGTTCTCTGCGCCGTCGAGACCACTGTCGAGCCGACGAAGCGCTTGTTCGAGGCAGCCGCGCAGGCAACAGGGGCCGAGGTGCGCGTGCAGTTGGTTCCGGGCGCTTGGGCCGCCTTCAAGGCCGGACAGCAAGATCGCTATCTCGCCATGGTCGCGCGCGCTGCAATCGAGGCCAAGCGCGGGGGTGCCGCACGGGTGGCACTGGCGCAAGCGTCGATGGCAGGTGCGAGCGACTTGGTCGCGGCCGGAGAGCGGCCGTTGAACAGCCCCGTTGCGGGCCTTATCGCCGCCGCCGCCGCGGTCGTTGGCGCGTCCTAA
- a CDS encoding ABC transporter substrate-binding protein: MIFPASVPLATPKFGGTAPCRHRRAFLAAAAAFGLFAPSILRAHALTRLRIAVLPGLAALPLAIAQEARLVEKHLAAQGLRDVAVAWTQTGAGTENALLAEAVDFAAIALPALVLLWEKTKGSPREVRALASLPSIPHMLFARGSRTNTIRDFAPDDRIAVPVLRAGLHALLVQMAAAQAFGQQAWNRYENIMVEMPQAEAFAALSGAALAGAEPRAITAHMSGPPQQWTQMRDPHLTRVAESTAITDGPATQSVVAARLAFRERHPDATAAVLDALDEAMQTIRRDLRNSVGIFVRAQRLQLDAGVLAENLRDPNTTFDTAPNRVLFAAQFMRQTGLVKQAPASWRDMWMPEMHARNGS; this comes from the coding sequence TTGATCTTTCCCGCATCCGTGCCGCTGGCCACGCCGAAATTCGGCGGCACGGCACCGTGTCGGCATCGCCGCGCTTTCCTCGCCGCTGCGGCCGCTTTTGGCCTATTCGCCCCTTCGATCCTGCGTGCACACGCGCTTACGCGGCTGCGCATTGCCGTACTGCCGGGCCTTGCCGCGTTGCCGCTGGCGATCGCGCAAGAAGCACGGCTCGTTGAAAAACATCTTGCGGCCCAGGGCTTGCGCGATGTTGCCGTCGCATGGACGCAGACCGGTGCCGGAACGGAAAACGCCCTGCTTGCCGAAGCGGTCGACTTCGCTGCGATCGCGCTGCCTGCCCTTGTGCTGTTGTGGGAGAAGACCAAGGGGAGCCCACGCGAAGTGCGCGCGCTTGCATCGCTCCCTTCGATCCCGCACATGCTGTTCGCGCGCGGGTCGCGCACGAACACGATCCGCGACTTCGCGCCGGACGACCGTATTGCGGTTCCGGTCTTGCGCGCGGGCTTGCACGCCCTCCTCGTGCAGATGGCGGCTGCGCAGGCTTTCGGGCAGCAAGCTTGGAACCGCTACGAAAACATCATGGTCGAGATGCCGCAGGCCGAGGCTTTTGCAGCCTTGTCGGGTGCGGCCCTGGCGGGGGCCGAGCCGCGCGCGATCACGGCGCACATGTCCGGGCCGCCGCAGCAATGGACGCAAATGCGCGACCCGCACCTCACGCGCGTGGCCGAAAGCACGGCAATAACCGACGGACCGGCCACGCAGAGCGTGGTCGCCGCACGCTTGGCGTTTCGCGAGCGCCATCCGGACGCGACGGCGGCCGTGCTCGACGCGCTCGATGAAGCGATGCAGACGATCCGCCGGGATCTGCGCAATTCGGTCGGGATATTCGTGCGCGCCCAGCGCCTGCAATTGGATGCGGGCGTGCTCGCCGAAAATCTGCGCGACCCGAACACGACGTTCGACACGGCGCCGAACCGCGTGCTGTTCGCCGCCCAGTTCATGCGGCAAACGGGCCTCGTCAAACAAGCCCCTGCGTCGTGGCGCGACATGTGGATGCCCGAGATGCATGCTCGCAACGGGAGCTAG